In one Streptomyces sp. NBC_01241 genomic region, the following are encoded:
- a CDS encoding ATP-binding protein — protein sequence MKHQAIAPEPHPPAAEFSLRLSSTPRGARLARTLAVQQLTEWCDIPYDSDSARTVALVTAELASNAITHGHLPGRDFRLTLLLLPHALRIEVTDTRPERLPTQPPPAPGPTDAGSGRGLLLIDAYANRWGCTVRDAYTKTVWAEVTLPEGYGGGGGRR from the coding sequence GTGAAGCACCAGGCAATCGCTCCCGAACCCCACCCGCCCGCAGCCGAGTTCAGCCTCCGCCTCAGCAGCACCCCACGTGGCGCCCGGCTGGCACGCACCCTCGCCGTCCAGCAGCTCACCGAGTGGTGCGACATCCCGTACGACTCCGACTCGGCCCGGACCGTCGCCCTGGTCACGGCCGAGCTGGCCTCCAACGCGATCACGCACGGCCACCTACCCGGCCGCGACTTCCGGCTGACCCTGCTCCTCCTGCCCCATGCCCTGCGTATCGAGGTGACCGACACCCGCCCGGAACGCCTCCCGACCCAACCGCCACCCGCTCCCGGACCCACCGACGCCGGCTCGGGCCGCGGTCTCCTCCTGATCGACGCCTACGCGAACCGCTGGGGATGCACAGTCCGCGACGCCTACACCAAGACGGTCTGGGCGGAAGTGACGCTCCCGGAGGGCTACGGGGGCGGAGGCGGACGCCGATAG
- a CDS encoding DNA polymerase III subunit alpha, which translates to MAGFAHLHVASGYSARYGAAHPEHLVRRAAERGMTTLALTDRDTVTGAVRFAQACAGAGVRPVFGVDLAVEALAPLPPLPASRRRTPVRGGAHVVEPPLRFVLLAQNRAGWARLCRITSAAHAGTVGGAAPVVPWEALREHGGPGLIVLLGPLSEPVRALAAGREDVAVKLLAPWREIFGRGIRLEAVLHKRSGTGPGSLRVAARTLALADRTRTTAVLSNAVRYADPDQHRLADVLDAARLLRPIDRRRLDSGQRWLKDERAMAGIARLIAECAGAGPRRASRLLGDTAATAAVCTVDPAADLGLGTPHFPEAEVLGAGPGAGGAAQLLRRQCEAGMARRGLDRDRAALDRLDEELAVISELNYDPYFLAVGQVVADIREKGIRVAARGSGAGSMVCHALGIATANPLDHHLLFERFLSVRRTSLPDIDIDVESARRLECYDTIFDRFGRERVAVTAMPEAYRARRALRDTGLALGIAPAEVDRIAKSFPHLRAADIGGALAELPELRQLAAEAKRYGPLWELAEGLDSLVHGMAMHPCGVVISDATLLDRLPVQPTPQGDYPMAMAAKEEIEALGNIKLDVLGVRMQSAMAHAVNEIERTTGNHIDLDDPGQVPLDDVFAFKIIQESETLGLFQLESPGQQDLLSRLQPRDPQDVIADISLFRPGPVAGGMPERYIAARHGGTPSYAHPDLEPVLADTYGVTIWHEQIIETLSVLTGCDRALAEVARRALGDKERLPRIKDWFHRQACARGYSAKVRDEVWKTVEAFGAYGFCRAHAVAFAVPALQSAWLKAHYPAYLLAGLLEHDPGMWPKRVLVADARRRGVPVLPVDVNRSGVEHAVERTDGERWGVRLALSEVRGISKEECARIEEGRPYGSLSDFWQRARPSRPVAERLAEIGALGSLHDGRLTRRDLLLQIAELHRQSRVRSAGRGQLSIDADAAGGAEPSGLPEMTGREALNAELNTLGIDVSQHLMEHHHRLLREIGATDSAHLAAARAGRQVLVAGVRASTQTPPIASGKRVIFVTLEDGSGLVDLAFFEDSHPACAHTVFHSGLLLVRGTVQVRGTRRTVVGTMAWDLDRIAAARRDHGPEAALALLGADHPHPTPAQPRRTLVNGTTGARLHPYADLRPAGSRAADLKKLGYTSPGSAG; encoded by the coding sequence ATGGCGGGCTTCGCGCATCTGCACGTGGCGTCCGGATACTCCGCTCGCTATGGCGCCGCCCACCCCGAGCACCTTGTCCGGCGGGCGGCCGAGCGCGGCATGACGACGCTCGCGCTCACCGACCGGGACACGGTCACAGGAGCGGTGCGGTTCGCGCAGGCATGCGCCGGGGCCGGTGTCCGGCCGGTCTTCGGTGTCGATCTGGCCGTCGAGGCTCTTGCTCCTTTGCCTCCGCTTCCGGCGTCGCGGCGCCGCACGCCGGTGCGCGGTGGCGCGCACGTCGTCGAGCCGCCCTTGCGGTTCGTGCTGCTTGCACAGAACCGGGCCGGCTGGGCGCGGCTGTGCCGCATCACGTCGGCCGCGCACGCCGGGACCGTGGGCGGGGCGGCGCCGGTGGTGCCGTGGGAGGCGCTGCGCGAGCACGGTGGCCCCGGTCTGATCGTGCTGCTCGGGCCGCTCTCGGAGCCGGTACGCGCGCTGGCGGCGGGCCGGGAGGACGTCGCGGTGAAGTTGCTGGCGCCGTGGCGGGAGATCTTCGGCAGGGGGATACGGCTGGAGGCCGTCCTGCATAAACGGTCCGGCACCGGGCCGGGATCGCTTCGGGTGGCCGCCCGGACCCTGGCGCTGGCCGACCGTACCCGCACCACCGCCGTGCTCTCCAACGCCGTCCGCTACGCCGACCCCGACCAGCACCGGCTCGCCGATGTCCTGGACGCCGCGCGGCTGTTGCGGCCCATCGACCGGCGCCGCCTGGACAGCGGGCAGCGCTGGCTCAAGGACGAGAGGGCGATGGCGGGCATCGCGCGGCTGATCGCCGAATGCGCGGGAGCGGGACCCCGGCGGGCGAGCCGTCTGCTGGGGGACACCGCCGCCACGGCGGCCGTGTGCACCGTTGACCCCGCGGCGGATCTGGGCCTGGGCACGCCGCACTTCCCGGAGGCGGAAGTGCTCGGCGCCGGGCCCGGGGCGGGCGGCGCGGCACAGCTGCTGCGCCGGCAGTGCGAGGCGGGCATGGCCCGGCGCGGCCTGGACCGCGACCGCGCCGCGCTCGACCGGCTGGACGAAGAACTCGCCGTGATCTCCGAGCTGAACTACGACCCGTACTTCCTCGCCGTCGGACAGGTCGTGGCCGACATCCGCGAGAAGGGCATCCGGGTGGCGGCCCGCGGATCGGGCGCCGGGTCGATGGTCTGCCATGCGCTGGGCATCGCCACCGCCAACCCGCTCGATCACCACCTGCTGTTCGAACGTTTCCTGAGTGTGCGACGGACGTCACTGCCGGATATCGACATCGACGTGGAGTCCGCCAGGAGGCTGGAGTGCTACGACACGATCTTCGACCGGTTCGGCAGGGAACGGGTGGCGGTCACCGCGATGCCCGAGGCCTACCGGGCCCGTCGGGCCCTGCGGGACACCGGCCTGGCTCTGGGGATCGCACCGGCAGAGGTCGACCGGATCGCCAAGAGCTTCCCGCATCTGCGGGCGGCGGACATCGGGGGAGCGCTCGCCGAACTGCCTGAACTGCGTCAGCTGGCGGCCGAGGCGAAACGGTACGGGCCGCTGTGGGAGCTGGCCGAAGGGCTCGACTCCCTGGTCCACGGCATGGCCATGCACCCCTGCGGCGTGGTCATCAGCGACGCGACGCTGCTGGACCGGCTGCCGGTGCAGCCCACCCCCCAGGGCGACTACCCGATGGCCATGGCGGCCAAGGAGGAGATCGAGGCGCTGGGCAACATCAAACTGGACGTCCTGGGCGTACGGATGCAGTCCGCGATGGCCCATGCGGTCAACGAGATCGAACGGACGACCGGCAACCACATCGATCTGGACGACCCGGGGCAGGTGCCGCTCGACGACGTCTTCGCGTTCAAGATCATTCAGGAGAGCGAGACCCTGGGCCTGTTCCAGCTGGAATCCCCTGGCCAGCAAGACCTCCTGTCCCGGTTGCAGCCCCGCGACCCGCAGGACGTCATCGCCGACATCAGTCTCTTCCGCCCCGGGCCGGTCGCCGGAGGAATGCCCGAGCGGTACATCGCTGCCCGTCACGGCGGCACTCCCTCCTACGCCCACCCGGACCTCGAACCCGTGCTCGCCGACACCTACGGCGTGACCATCTGGCACGAACAGATCATCGAGACGCTGTCGGTGCTGACCGGCTGCGACCGTGCTCTGGCCGAGGTCGCCCGGCGGGCGCTCGGTGACAAGGAGCGACTGCCCCGGATCAAGGACTGGTTCCACCGCCAGGCATGCGCCCGCGGCTACAGCGCGAAGGTCCGGGACGAGGTGTGGAAGACCGTCGAGGCCTTCGGCGCCTACGGCTTCTGCCGGGCGCACGCGGTCGCCTTCGCCGTGCCGGCCCTGCAGAGCGCCTGGCTCAAGGCGCACTACCCGGCATACTTGCTGGCCGGGCTGCTCGAACACGACCCCGGTATGTGGCCCAAGCGTGTCCTCGTCGCCGATGCCCGCCGACGTGGCGTTCCCGTCCTGCCCGTCGACGTCAACCGCTCCGGGGTGGAGCATGCCGTGGAGCGGACCGACGGGGAACGGTGGGGCGTACGGCTCGCGCTGTCCGAGGTGCGCGGCATCAGCAAGGAGGAGTGCGCCCGGATCGAGGAAGGCCGGCCGTACGGATCGCTGTCGGACTTCTGGCAGCGGGCCCGTCCCAGCCGACCGGTCGCCGAACGCCTTGCGGAGATCGGCGCCCTGGGGTCTCTCCACGACGGCCGTCTCACACGGCGTGATCTGCTCCTGCAGATCGCCGAACTCCACCGGCAGTCCCGAGTCCGGTCCGCGGGCAGGGGTCAGCTGTCCATCGACGCCGACGCGGCAGGCGGGGCGGAGCCGAGCGGCCTGCCCGAAATGACCGGGCGCGAGGCTCTGAACGCGGAGCTGAACACGCTCGGCATCGACGTCTCCCAGCACCTGATGGAGCATCACCACCGGCTGCTGCGCGAGATCGGGGCGACCGACTCGGCCCACCTGGCGGCAGCCCGGGCAGGCCGGCAGGTCCTCGTCGCCGGGGTACGGGCCTCGACCCAGACCCCGCCGATCGCCAGCGGCAAGCGCGTCATCTTCGTCACCCTGGAGGACGGCTCCGGCCTGGTCGACCTGGCCTTCTTCGAGGACTCCCACCCGGCCTGCGCGCACACCGTCTTCCACAGCGGGCTGCTGCTGGTCCGCGGCACGGTCCAGGTGCGCGGCACCCGCCGCACCGTCGTCGGCACCATGGCCTGGGACCTGGACCGGATTGCCGCCGCCCGCCGCGACCACGGCCCCGAAGCCGCTCTCGCCCTCCTCGGCGCCGACCACCCGCACCCGACCCCCGCGCAGCCGCGGCGGACCCTGGTCAACGGCACCACGGGGGCCCGGCTGCACCCGTACGCCGACCTGCGGCCCGCCGGCAGCCGTGCGGCCGACCTGAAGAAACTCGGCTACACCAGCCCGGGGAGCGCGGGATGA
- a CDS encoding DUF397 domain-containing protein: MSMEQVTGNVDELRWFKSSYSGSDGGDCVEVAAGPGAVYVRDSKIAGGGPVLRVGRGEWAAFVTLARG, translated from the coding sequence ATGAGCATGGAGCAGGTAACCGGCAACGTTGACGAACTGCGCTGGTTCAAGAGCAGCTACAGCGGATCAGACGGCGGCGACTGTGTAGAGGTGGCTGCCGGCCCCGGTGCGGTGTACGTACGGGACTCGAAGATCGCGGGTGGCGGACCGGTGCTGCGGGTCGGGCGGGGCGAGTGGGCGGCGTTCGTGACGCTCGCGCGTGGGTAG
- a CDS encoding helix-turn-helix domain-containing protein — MRDTRNGRAAKTKEDSELPGMWVAYGTLLQHLCRRAELNQQALGEAIGYSLEQVASVEQGRRPAKEAFTVAAERVLAAGGVLEVLQGEVDRAKLPRFFRNFALIEAEVLSRFSYDPLLVPGLLQTEAYARAVFGGHCPPFSEDIIDQHTEARLSRQKLLTRDPLAELSFIIGEEALRDPVGCSEVMRAQWQHLLNVGTLRNVEVQVMPAGQGFHPGKNGPFVTVQTKELRHLGYFESQGVGCVVGDPAEVSSFGLRYGKLRSQALNVEASARLIERLAGET; from the coding sequence ATGCGGGATACGCGGAACGGCCGGGCGGCGAAGACGAAGGAGGACAGCGAACTGCCAGGGATGTGGGTGGCGTACGGCACGCTCCTCCAGCATCTGTGCAGGCGAGCCGAGTTGAACCAGCAGGCGCTGGGGGAAGCCATCGGCTACTCGCTGGAGCAGGTCGCCTCGGTCGAACAGGGACGGCGACCCGCGAAAGAGGCATTCACGGTCGCCGCGGAACGGGTGCTGGCGGCGGGCGGCGTCCTGGAAGTGCTCCAGGGCGAGGTGGACCGGGCGAAGCTCCCCCGGTTCTTCCGCAACTTCGCGCTCATCGAGGCGGAGGTGCTGAGCCGCTTCTCCTACGACCCGCTGCTGGTGCCGGGCCTATTGCAGACGGAGGCGTACGCGCGAGCCGTATTCGGCGGCCACTGCCCGCCGTTCAGCGAGGACATCATCGACCAGCACACGGAAGCGCGGCTGAGCAGGCAGAAGCTGCTGACACGGGACCCGCTGGCGGAACTGTCGTTCATCATCGGGGAGGAGGCGTTGCGCGATCCGGTGGGCTGCAGCGAGGTGATGCGCGCGCAATGGCAACACCTGCTGAACGTAGGCACGTTGCGCAATGTAGAGGTTCAGGTCATGCCTGCCGGGCAGGGGTTCCATCCTGGGAAGAACGGGCCATTCGTGACGGTCCAGACGAAGGAACTCCGACACCTCGGCTACTTCGAGTCGCAGGGTGTCGGGTGCGTCGTCGGTGATCCGGCAGAGGTCAGCTCCTTCGGGTTGCGATATGGCAAGCTGCGATCGCAGGCCCTGAACGTCGAAGCGTCTGCGCGGCTCATCGAACGGCTGGCGGGAGAGACATGA
- a CDS encoding alpha/beta fold hydrolase — MRSRVPATDGRHLVVEHRGDPRGRPVFLLHGMPGSRLGPAPRGMVLYQRKTHLITYDRPGYGESDRLPGRCVADAVKDVRAIADHHGLERFAVVGRSGGAPHALACAALMPERVTRTAALVGLAPWGADGLDWFDGMAASNVLAYSTAAADPDGLAESFISRSAVIRKNPVRLIDDLRRELTESDRMVVNDAGVRTMLLRNYREGLRTSAWGWIDDAIAFSNPWGFDPADIRSPVMLWHGEKDVFSPVGHSRWLAERIPNSTVVVEPAAAHFDALHALPRILNWLLEPAAE; from the coding sequence GTGCGTAGTCGGGTGCCCGCAACAGACGGGCGGCATCTGGTCGTGGAACATCGCGGGGATCCCCGCGGCAGACCGGTCTTCCTGCTGCACGGAATGCCCGGCAGCAGGCTCGGTCCGGCCCCGCGCGGCATGGTGCTGTACCAGCGCAAGACCCATCTGATCACCTACGACCGGCCGGGCTACGGCGAATCCGACCGGCTGCCGGGCCGATGTGTCGCCGATGCCGTCAAGGACGTGCGGGCCATCGCGGACCACCACGGGCTGGAGCGGTTCGCCGTGGTGGGCCGCTCCGGTGGCGCCCCCCATGCTCTGGCCTGCGCCGCGCTGATGCCCGAGCGGGTCACCCGTACCGCCGCGCTGGTCGGGCTGGCCCCCTGGGGTGCCGACGGCCTCGACTGGTTCGACGGGATGGCCGCCTCCAATGTGCTGGCGTACTCCACCGCGGCGGCCGATCCGGACGGGCTCGCGGAGTCGTTCATCTCACGGTCCGCAGTGATCAGGAAGAACCCGGTCCGGCTCATCGACGATCTGCGCCGGGAGCTGACCGAATCCGACCGGATGGTGGTCAACGACGCGGGGGTCCGCACCATGCTGCTGCGCAACTACCGTGAGGGGCTGCGCACTTCGGCATGGGGATGGATCGACGACGCGATCGCGTTCAGCAATCCGTGGGGGTTCGACCCTGCCGACATCAGGAGTCCGGTGATGCTCTGGCACGGCGAGAAGGATGTGTTCTCGCCGGTGGGCCACTCGCGCTGGCTGGCCGAGCGCATCCCGAACTCCACCGTCGTGGTGGAACCGGCGGCCGCGCACTTCGACGCCCTGCACGCCTTGCCCAGGATCCTCAACTGGCTGCTGGAGCCGGCTGCCGAGTGA
- a CDS encoding DoxX family protein, translating to MTSPATTLSRPAAAPEKAPAAPARAYDIGLLVLRLALGLIMAAHGAQKLFGWFGGGGIDGTGQFFAASGYPSPKAFAVVAGLSETLGGLGLVLGLLTPLAAAAVAGTLVNAISVKWGGGFFAPEGVEYEILIALTAVALALTGPGRIAVDRLLPWLRSHRVAYGVAAIVLGVVVAGVTLLLRH from the coding sequence TTGACCAGTCCTGCCACCACCCTGTCCCGTCCCGCCGCCGCGCCCGAGAAGGCCCCGGCCGCCCCCGCCCGCGCCTATGACATCGGCCTGCTCGTGCTGCGCCTCGCGCTCGGCCTGATCATGGCCGCGCACGGCGCCCAGAAGCTGTTCGGCTGGTTCGGTGGGGGCGGCATCGACGGCACCGGGCAGTTCTTCGCCGCCTCCGGCTATCCCTCGCCGAAGGCGTTCGCCGTCGTGGCCGGTCTCAGCGAGACCCTCGGCGGGCTCGGCCTCGTACTCGGCCTGCTCACTCCGCTCGCCGCCGCGGCCGTCGCGGGCACGCTCGTCAATGCGATCTCCGTCAAGTGGGGCGGCGGCTTCTTCGCCCCGGAGGGCGTCGAGTACGAGATCCTCATCGCTCTGACCGCGGTGGCGCTCGCCCTGACCGGCCCCGGCCGGATCGCCGTGGACCGACTGCTGCCTTGGCTGCGCTCGCACCGGGTCGCCTACGGCGTCGCGGCGATCGTGCTCGGTGTCGTCGTGGCCGGCGTCACGCTGCTGCTCCGTCACTGA
- a CDS encoding protein kinase domain-containing protein — translation MAPDRPAPSVWAEAWLSSYCPGTSDFSGHRRTPPPYTRWPTCPFAAARWLRAGCRGGARSGGRDRTDPHRGGAGGRALPYRGAGRPGRYGCRLQAHDTALNRTVAVKTMLSALAHEEQYRARFRREAQSVARLSHPCVVAVHDTGEERFEDGQLIPYLVMEFVRGATLSELLAESAASGQVLALDSALALTAEVLSALTASHTAGIVHRDIKPSNVVVADDGAVKVMDFGIARALDGPGAGGTVLTATGGMVGTPHYMSPEQFEGRRAVDGRSDLYAVGVMLFQLISGQLPFDGDSHISIGYQHATTAAPTLASTGVRVPETVEALVARALEKNPVDRFQDAHAMRAQIEYVREQISHAMTQPDAARFVPMPTAVVTSTDLVPPPPGEAARPRPADAYASRGGDFPPGPTRALVPPVEGWNQGVGAVLGPAQTPAENRKAAQRLRGAYLLLVPAFLLQATPDFLAFVPLVIAAWGIWFTARGGSSRPEQQRSVSLAVFQATALVPLLGHVLLAVVSLARWAPVVSGGN, via the coding sequence GTGGCGCCCGACCGGCCCGCGCCCTCCGTCTGGGCGGAGGCGTGGCTGTCGTCGTACTGTCCGGGCACGTCCGACTTCTCCGGCCACCGACGGACACCGCCCCCATATACTCGTTGGCCGACCTGCCCGTTCGCTGCCGCCCGGTGGCTCCGGGCCGGGTGTCGGGGAGGAGCACGCAGTGGTGGGCGCGACCGGACCGATCCGCACAGGGGTGGCGCTGGCGGGCGGGCGTTACCGTATCGAGGAGCAGGTCGGCCAGGGCGGTATGGCTGCCGTCTACAGGCGCACGACACGGCGCTGAACCGGACGGTCGCCGTCAAGACCATGTTGTCGGCTCTGGCCCACGAAGAGCAGTACCGGGCACGGTTCCGGCGCGAGGCCCAGTCGGTGGCCAGGCTCAGCCACCCCTGCGTGGTCGCGGTGCACGATACGGGGGAGGAGCGGTTCGAGGACGGACAGCTGATTCCCTACCTCGTCATGGAGTTCGTGCGTGGGGCCACGCTGAGCGAGCTGCTCGCGGAGTCCGCGGCTTCCGGCCAGGTGTTGGCGCTCGACAGCGCCCTTGCACTGACCGCGGAGGTGCTCTCAGCGCTGACGGCCAGTCACACCGCGGGAATCGTGCACCGTGACATCAAGCCCTCCAACGTCGTGGTGGCGGATGACGGTGCGGTCAAGGTGATGGACTTCGGCATCGCTCGCGCATTGGATGGGCCGGGGGCGGGAGGGACTGTTCTGACAGCCACCGGTGGCATGGTCGGGACTCCCCACTACATGTCCCCCGAGCAGTTCGAAGGCCGTCGGGCGGTCGACGGCAGATCCGACCTGTATGCGGTGGGCGTCATGCTGTTCCAGCTGATCAGCGGTCAGTTGCCCTTCGACGGCGACTCGCACATCTCCATCGGGTACCAGCACGCCACCACGGCGGCGCCCACCCTGGCATCCACGGGGGTCAGGGTGCCGGAGACGGTCGAGGCGCTGGTGGCACGCGCGCTGGAGAAGAACCCCGTGGACCGGTTCCAGGACGCACACGCGATGCGCGCGCAGATCGAGTACGTACGCGAACAGATCAGCCACGCAATGACGCAGCCGGACGCCGCTCGGTTCGTGCCGATGCCGACGGCCGTGGTCACGTCGACGGATCTCGTTCCTCCACCACCGGGCGAGGCGGCCCGGCCTCGGCCCGCGGACGCGTACGCGAGCCGAGGCGGTGACTTCCCACCGGGGCCGACCAGGGCGCTCGTACCGCCTGTTGAGGGATGGAACCAAGGCGTCGGCGCGGTTCTCGGCCCGGCGCAGACGCCGGCGGAGAACAGGAAGGCGGCGCAGCGTCTGCGTGGGGCATACCTCCTGCTTGTTCCGGCCTTTCTGCTCCAGGCCACTCCGGATTTTCTGGCCTTCGTTCCGCTGGTGATCGCTGCGTGGGGGATATGGTTCACGGCCAGGGGCGGCTCATCCCGTCCGGAGCAACAGCGCAGCGTCTCGCTCGCCGTCTTTCAGGCGACCGCGCTCGTACCCCTGCTGGGACATGTACTGCTCGCCGTTGTGTCCCTGGCCCGGTGGGCCCCGGTGGTGTCCGGCGGAAACTAG
- a CDS encoding septum formation family protein: MSLGVTSRSLRGISAVVALISVGAVGCSEALDSAKAGAKKVVRQRSVFSLATGDCYNPNSGAPEGEELSVEVVPCKEPHEGQVVGEFKIDGKTAYPGEDKTAQIADERCPAEAQKFTPDTWALPKGVDVYYYYPTKESWATGDRGVSCTYAKEAGKFSGSLKSESLDTDQLAYLKGSNAVYEALWANQPEAEQVEDDLAGYKKQAKAVAAALGTHLTALKGIQQPETVKLRARLEETAGAWEKAASASDTDAFYLAYDRAFTDIDPTKTVAARKELKLATTVPADEAAVWAG, from the coding sequence ATGTCTCTCGGTGTCACGTCCCGTTCCCTGCGCGGTATATCCGCTGTCGTAGCCCTGATCTCGGTCGGAGCGGTGGGATGCTCAGAAGCCCTCGACAGCGCAAAGGCCGGCGCCAAGAAAGTGGTTCGCCAGCGATCGGTCTTCTCGCTCGCGACCGGCGACTGCTACAACCCGAACAGTGGGGCACCCGAGGGCGAGGAGCTCAGCGTCGAGGTCGTGCCGTGCAAGGAACCGCACGAGGGCCAGGTCGTCGGCGAGTTCAAGATCGATGGGAAGACCGCGTACCCCGGTGAGGACAAAACCGCGCAGATCGCCGACGAACGCTGCCCGGCCGAGGCGCAGAAGTTCACCCCCGACACCTGGGCCCTGCCCAAGGGCGTCGACGTGTACTACTACTACCCCACCAAGGAGAGCTGGGCGACGGGCGACCGAGGCGTGAGCTGCACGTACGCCAAGGAAGCCGGCAAGTTCTCCGGTTCGCTGAAGAGCGAGTCCCTGGACACCGACCAGCTCGCGTACCTCAAGGGTTCGAACGCCGTCTACGAGGCCCTCTGGGCGAACCAGCCCGAAGCGGAGCAGGTCGAGGACGACTTGGCCGGCTACAAGAAGCAGGCCAAGGCCGTTGCCGCCGCGCTCGGCACCCACCTCACGGCCCTGAAGGGCATTCAGCAGCCGGAGACCGTCAAGCTCCGTGCACGGCTGGAGGAGACCGCCGGAGCATGGGAAAAGGCCGCCTCGGCCAGTGACACGGACGCCTTCTACCTCGCCTACGACCGGGCCTTCACCGACATCGACCCGACCAAGACGGTCGCCGCTCGCAAGGAACTGAAGCTCGCCACCACCGTCCCCGCCGACGAAGCCGCGGTCTGGGCCGGCTGA